From a region of the Pseudoxanthomonas sp. X-1 genome:
- a CDS encoding cyclase family protein, which yields MHRLACLLIVPLLGLLAPQAHADDTRLWDVYAQQLKGVKYVSLSHVIAPDIPVWHGFGPSTFEPARDPADGHAYTYAKDGFEATRYTLATDQLGTQLDPPAHWAPEYPSIDELPASYTLRPLVVISIVEQVKRDPGYALSVADIEAFERRHGRIPEGAVVFVRSDWSRRWPDPALARLERFPGVSLPALKFLHEQRHILLHGHEPLDTDDSPKLEGEAWLMHHGYAQAEGVAHLDQVPEVGALVAIGFPRFKGGTGGYASFTAICPPDWPHGVAADPRRDAPLPRSDKPLHWDAGKGVRVR from the coding sequence ATGCATCGACTCGCCTGCCTGCTGATCGTTCCGCTGCTGGGGTTACTGGCCCCGCAGGCCCACGCCGACGACACCCGCCTGTGGGACGTCTACGCCCAGCAGCTCAAGGGCGTGAAGTACGTATCGCTCTCGCATGTGATCGCGCCGGACATTCCGGTGTGGCACGGCTTCGGGCCCTCGACGTTCGAACCGGCGCGAGATCCGGCCGATGGCCATGCCTACACCTACGCCAAGGACGGGTTCGAGGCCACGCGCTACACGCTGGCCACCGACCAGCTGGGCACCCAGCTCGATCCGCCCGCGCACTGGGCACCGGAGTATCCATCCATCGACGAACTGCCGGCCAGCTACACCCTGCGCCCGCTGGTGGTGATCTCCATCGTCGAGCAGGTCAAGCGCGACCCCGGCTATGCGCTGAGCGTGGCCGACATCGAGGCCTTCGAGCGGCGCCATGGCCGCATTCCGGAAGGGGCGGTGGTCTTCGTGCGTTCGGACTGGTCCAGGCGCTGGCCGGATCCGGCGCTGGCCAGACTTGAGCGCTTCCCGGGCGTGTCGCTGCCGGCGCTGAAGTTCCTGCACGAACAGCGCCACATCCTGCTGCACGGGCACGAGCCGCTGGACACCGACGACAGCCCCAAGCTGGAAGGCGAGGCCTGGCTGATGCACCACGGCTACGCCCAGGCCGAAGGCGTGGCGCACCTGGACCAGGTGCCGGAAGTCGGCGCGCTGGTGGCGATCGGCTTCCCACGGTTCAAGGGCGGCACCGGCGGCTACGCCAGCTTCACCGCGATCTGCCCGCCCGACTGGCCGCACGGTGTGGCCGCCGATCCGCGTCGTGATGCGCCGCTGCCGCGGTCGGACAAGCCGCTGCACTGGGATGCCGGCAAGGGCGTGCGCGTGCGCTGA
- a CDS encoding VOC family protein, which translates to MKRVTGIGGIFFKARDPAALAAWYRDHLGLEVAGWNGAIFSWGGEGSEPGMTLWSPFAADTTYMAPGTASFMVNFRVADLDALLAALRSEGCHVLEDTQSSEQGKFGWVIDPEGNKVELWEPPAGQ; encoded by the coding sequence ATGAAGCGAGTCACGGGAATCGGCGGGATCTTCTTCAAGGCGCGCGATCCGGCCGCCCTGGCCGCTTGGTATCGCGATCACCTCGGCCTGGAGGTGGCCGGCTGGAACGGCGCCATCTTCAGCTGGGGCGGCGAGGGCAGCGAGCCCGGCATGACGCTGTGGAGCCCATTCGCCGCCGACACCACGTACATGGCGCCGGGCACCGCGTCGTTCATGGTCAACTTCCGCGTCGCCGATCTCGATGCGCTGCTGGCCGCGCTGCGCAGCGAAGGCTGCCATGTGCTGGAGGACACGCAGTCCTCCGAGCAGGGCAAGTTCGGTTGGGTCATCGACCCGGAAGGCAACAAGGTCGAGCTGTGGGAGCCGCCCGCGGGGCAGTGA
- a CDS encoding DUF2058 domain-containing protein, with protein sequence MRNPLQEQLLKAGLVKKGKADQIARDQVKARLAKGQARPPADADRVDAARLQAERAERDRALAAERNAQAKRQELLAQIRQIVDTHKVKRGGEVEYRFNDGKAIRTVLVDTALRAQLASGALVIVRHGEGVELIPRAAAQKVYERDAAFVLLDHGRKAADETSSSADSAAPAGDDDFYDQDRFKVPDDLIW encoded by the coding sequence ATGCGCAATCCCCTGCAGGAGCAGCTGCTCAAAGCCGGCCTGGTCAAGAAGGGCAAGGCCGACCAGATCGCCCGCGATCAGGTCAAGGCGCGTCTGGCCAAGGGCCAGGCCAGGCCGCCTGCCGACGCGGACCGCGTGGATGCCGCCAGGCTGCAGGCCGAACGCGCCGAGCGCGACCGCGCCCTGGCCGCCGAGCGCAATGCGCAGGCCAAGCGCCAGGAGCTGCTGGCGCAGATCCGCCAGATCGTGGACACGCACAAGGTCAAGCGCGGCGGCGAGGTCGAGTACCGCTTCAACGACGGCAAGGCGATCCGCACCGTGCTGGTCGACACCGCGCTGCGCGCCCAGCTGGCCAGTGGCGCGCTGGTGATCGTGCGCCATGGCGAGGGCGTGGAGCTGATCCCGCGCGCCGCCGCGCAGAAGGTCTACGAGCGCGATGCCGCGTTCGTGCTGCTCGACCATGGCCGCAAGGCGGCGGATGAAACGTCGTCTTCCGCGGACAGCGCCGCGCCGGCAGGCGACGACGACTTCTACGACCAGGACCGTTTCAAGGTGCCGGACGACCTGATCTGGTGA
- a CDS encoding TetR/AcrR family transcriptional regulator gives MPSQKSTLGVAPKRQRGRDRVAAILEAATQLFIDHGAAVTMTEIAARSGTAIGSLYRFFPTRDAVVATLLERYTEDLRRALSELEARAATLAPDALADALLGLALDRKAERTAALVLVEITGDEALRARLREQMRQGVGDILRQAGTVPAAQAPAAAEAVVLLIKAAGSLALQPDSRDALDELRQLLRHYLEQRNRSH, from the coding sequence ATGCCCTCGCAAAAGTCAACCCTGGGGGTCGCCCCCAAGCGCCAGCGCGGCCGCGACCGCGTCGCGGCGATCCTGGAGGCGGCCACGCAGCTGTTCATCGACCACGGCGCGGCGGTCACCATGACCGAGATCGCGGCCCGCTCGGGCACGGCGATCGGTTCGCTGTACCGGTTCTTCCCCACCCGCGACGCGGTGGTGGCGACGCTGCTGGAGCGCTACACCGAGGACCTGCGCCGGGCGCTGTCCGAGCTTGAGGCGCGTGCCGCGACGCTGGCGCCCGACGCGCTGGCCGATGCGCTGCTCGGCCTGGCCCTGGATCGCAAGGCCGAACGCACCGCCGCCCTGGTGCTGGTGGAGATCACCGGCGACGAAGCCCTGCGCGCGCGGCTGCGCGAACAGATGCGCCAGGGCGTGGGCGACATCCTGCGGCAGGCCGGCACCGTACCGGCGGCGCAGGCACCGGCAGCGGCCGAGGCCGTGGTGCTGCTGATCAAGGCGGCCGGCAGCCTGGCGTTGCAGCCAGACAGCCGCGACGCGCTGGACGAGCTGCGCCAGCTGCTGCGGCATTACCTGGAACAGCGCAACCGATCGCACTAG
- a CDS encoding hydrolase, which translates to MLTLSPRRTALVLIDLQHGITAMPLQPIRGEEVAARGIAAAARFRQAGAQVVLLNVDFGADMVDAPRQPVDRPLGGGPLPADWSQLHDGLVQPGDLRVTKRQWGAFTGTSLEQQLRRRGIDTIVLGGIATNFGVESTARHAWELGFSVVVAPDLCASVSEELHRMTLEHVLPRVARIVPSDALQLQA; encoded by the coding sequence ATGTTGACCCTGTCCCCGCGCCGCACGGCGCTTGTGTTGATCGATCTGCAGCACGGCATCACCGCCATGCCGCTGCAGCCCATCCGTGGCGAGGAAGTCGCGGCCCGCGGCATCGCCGCCGCCGCCCGCTTCCGCCAGGCCGGCGCGCAGGTCGTGCTGCTCAATGTCGATTTCGGCGCGGACATGGTCGATGCGCCGCGCCAGCCGGTCGACCGCCCGCTCGGCGGCGGTCCGCTGCCGGCCGACTGGTCGCAACTGCACGACGGCCTGGTCCAGCCCGGCGACCTGCGCGTGACCAAGCGCCAGTGGGGCGCCTTCACCGGGACCAGCCTGGAGCAGCAGCTGCGCCGCCGCGGCATCGACACCATCGTGCTGGGCGGGATCGCCACCAACTTCGGTGTCGAGTCCACCGCGCGCCACGCCTGGGAGCTGGGATTCTCCGTGGTCGTCGCGCCGGATCTGTGCGCCAGCGTCTCGGAGGAGCTGCACCGGATGACGCTCGAACACGTGCTGCCGCGCGTGGCGCGCATCGTCCCCAGCGACGCGCTGCAGCTGCAGGCCTAG
- a CDS encoding NAD(P)-dependent oxidoreductase, producing MTDPLALVAPGAMGAALGARLVAHGVPVLTALEGRSASSQARAEAAGLRAVATGELMQARWFLSVVPPAQAMPLARAFAGWCQGVARPPVFVDLNAINPDTAAQVQAVIEVAGARFVDGCILGFPPKGDAPGPTIYVSDDATELATLLETHGLQARTLRGGVGAASALKMAYAGINKGVALLGAAMALAAQRHDAGEALRAALGQTHPALLAQLDHGLPDLLPKARRWAPEMEEIAAFIGPDRPEAAIYTALAAHCRALADDLDGAGEAAAVLRAFPASGVR from the coding sequence ATGACCGATCCCTTGGCCTTGGTGGCGCCCGGCGCCATGGGCGCGGCGCTCGGCGCGCGTCTGGTGGCGCACGGCGTGCCGGTGCTCACCGCATTGGAAGGCCGCAGCGCGTCCAGCCAGGCACGCGCCGAGGCCGCCGGCCTGCGCGCGGTGGCCACCGGCGAGCTGATGCAGGCGCGCTGGTTCCTGTCGGTGGTGCCGCCGGCGCAGGCGATGCCCCTGGCGCGGGCGTTCGCGGGCTGGTGCCAGGGCGTGGCGCGGCCGCCGGTGTTCGTCGACCTCAATGCGATCAATCCCGACACCGCCGCGCAGGTGCAGGCGGTGATCGAGGTGGCGGGCGCGCGCTTCGTCGACGGCTGCATCCTCGGCTTCCCGCCCAAGGGCGATGCGCCCGGCCCGACCATTTACGTGTCCGACGATGCGACGGAGCTGGCCACCCTGCTGGAAACGCATGGTCTGCAGGCCCGCACGCTGCGCGGCGGCGTCGGCGCGGCCAGCGCGCTGAAGATGGCCTACGCCGGGATCAACAAGGGCGTGGCGCTGCTGGGCGCCGCCATGGCCCTGGCGGCGCAGCGCCACGACGCCGGGGAGGCCCTGCGCGCGGCGCTGGGGCAGACCCATCCCGCGCTGCTGGCGCAGCTGGACCACGGGCTGCCGGACCTGCTGCCCAAGGCGCGGCGCTGGGCGCCGGAGATGGAGGAGATCGCCGCCTTCATCGGCCCGGATCGGCCCGAGGCCGCGATCTACACCGCACTGGCCGCGCACTGCCGCGCGCTGGCCGACGACCTGGACGGTGCAGGCGAGGCGGCCGCGGTGCTGCGTGCCTTCCCCGCGTCGGGCGTGCGCTGA
- a CDS encoding MAPEG family protein — MPIELKLLGWSILLGLAYVLLAAALVTAKRGVAWNAGNRDAPAEPLRGPPARAQRASANFLETFPFFAAAALAVVALDRSSPHTALAAQLYFWSRLAYLPVYVIGIPYLRSAIWVVSLWAILQLVWALL; from the coding sequence ATGCCGATCGAACTGAAGCTGCTGGGCTGGTCCATCCTGCTGGGCCTGGCCTATGTGCTGCTGGCCGCCGCGCTGGTCACCGCCAAGCGCGGCGTGGCCTGGAACGCCGGCAACCGCGACGCCCCGGCCGAACCACTGCGCGGCCCGCCCGCGCGGGCACAGCGTGCCAGTGCGAACTTCCTGGAGACCTTCCCGTTCTTCGCCGCCGCGGCGCTGGCCGTGGTCGCACTGGACCGCAGCAGCCCGCACACGGCGCTGGCCGCGCAGTTGTACTTCTGGTCGCGGCTGGCCTACCTGCCGGTGTACGTGATCGGCATTCCCTACCTGCGTTCGGCCATCTGGGTGGTGTCGCTGTGGGCCATCCTGCAGCTGGTGTGGGCGCTGCTGTAG
- a CDS encoding DUF1615 domain-containing protein, translating into MTQSRFTTVHAALGLLCVLLAGCATQPKAPQRHPDAVRAEIVRKLPATLPDAQGWADDVYVALTAQGIEPSTEHVCAVLAVAEQESTYQADPPVPGLPAIARGEIDRRAAALHVPGLLVDAALRITSPDGRRYAQRLAEVRTERQLSELYEDFVGMVPLGGKLFGGLNPVRTGGPMQVSIAFAQAHTRGYPYPLDAGVRHEVFTRRGGLYFGTAHLLGYPAHYDALLYRFADFNAGWYASRNAAFQAAVSRASGVKLALDGDLLRPGAGMDDPGATERAVRALGPRLDMDDGQIRRALQQGDALAFEDTALYARVFALGDAAAGRPLPRAVLPGIRLESPKITRQLTTAWFADRVNARWQRCMRR; encoded by the coding sequence ATGACACAAAGCCGATTCACCACGGTCCATGCCGCCCTCGGCCTGCTTTGCGTGCTGCTGGCCGGCTGCGCGACCCAGCCCAAGGCGCCGCAGCGTCACCCTGACGCGGTGCGCGCCGAGATCGTGCGCAAGCTGCCGGCCACGCTGCCCGACGCGCAGGGCTGGGCCGACGATGTGTACGTGGCGCTGACCGCCCAGGGCATCGAACCCAGTACCGAACACGTGTGCGCGGTGCTGGCGGTGGCCGAGCAGGAATCCACCTACCAGGCCGATCCGCCGGTGCCCGGGCTGCCGGCGATCGCGCGCGGCGAGATCGACCGCCGCGCGGCGGCGCTGCACGTGCCTGGGCTGCTGGTCGATGCGGCATTGCGTATCACCTCGCCCGACGGGCGCCGCTATGCCCAACGCCTGGCCGAGGTGCGCACCGAGCGCCAGCTCAGCGAGCTCTACGAGGACTTCGTCGGCATGGTGCCGCTGGGCGGCAAGCTGTTCGGCGGGCTCAATCCGGTCCGGACCGGCGGGCCGATGCAGGTGAGCATCGCCTTCGCCCAGGCGCACACGCGCGGCTATCCGTATCCGCTGGATGCCGGCGTGCGCCACGAGGTGTTCACCCGGCGTGGCGGGCTGTACTTCGGCACCGCGCATCTGCTGGGCTATCCGGCGCATTACGACGCGCTGCTGTATCGCTTCGCCGATTTCAACGCCGGCTGGTACGCCAGCCGCAACGCCGCCTTCCAGGCCGCCGTCAGCCGTGCCTCGGGCGTCAAGCTGGCCCTGGACGGCGACCTGCTCCGGCCCGGCGCGGGCATGGACGATCCCGGCGCCACCGAACGCGCGGTGCGCGCCCTTGGCCCACGCCTGGACATGGACGACGGCCAGATCCGCCGCGCGCTGCAGCAGGGCGATGCGCTGGCGTTCGAGGACACCGCGCTGTACGCGCGCGTGTTCGCGCTGGGCGACGCGGCGGCCGGGCGGCCGCTGCCGCGTGCCGTGCTGCCCGGCATCCGGCTGGAAAGCCCCAAGATCACCCGTCAGCTGACCACCGCCTGGTTCGCCGACCGGGTCAATGCGCGCTGGCAGCGGTGCATGCGCCGCTGA
- a CDS encoding ketopantoate reductase family protein: MRIAVMGAGAVGCYYGAMLARAGHAVTLIGRAPLVEAVRAHGLRLESARFDGMVALQASTDASAAAEAELVLCCVKSGDTEAAGVALAPWLAPQAQVLSLQNGVDNAARLAQALQRTVIPTVVYVGTEMAGPAHVRHHGRGELVLGAGPSSAALAAALTQAGIPTEVSDQVDAALWAKLVINCCYNALSAISQQPYGVLAQVPEVKDTMRAAFDECVAVAAAASIALPDDLWDATYGLARNMAGQRSSTAQDLARGRPSEIDHLNGTIVRLGRHHGVATPVNHTLWSLVKLLEAAPR; the protein is encoded by the coding sequence ATGCGGATCGCGGTGATGGGGGCCGGCGCGGTCGGCTGCTACTACGGCGCCATGCTGGCGCGCGCCGGACATGCGGTGACGCTGATCGGCCGCGCGCCGCTGGTCGAGGCGGTACGGGCGCATGGCCTGCGGCTGGAATCGGCGAGGTTCGACGGCATGGTCGCGCTGCAGGCCAGCACCGATGCCTCGGCGGCCGCCGAGGCCGAGCTGGTGCTGTGCTGCGTGAAGTCCGGCGACACCGAGGCGGCCGGCGTCGCGCTCGCCCCCTGGCTCGCGCCGCAGGCCCAGGTGCTCAGCCTGCAGAACGGCGTGGACAACGCCGCGCGTCTGGCGCAGGCGCTGCAGCGCACCGTCATTCCTACCGTGGTCTACGTCGGCACCGAGATGGCCGGCCCGGCGCACGTGCGCCACCACGGCCGCGGCGAACTGGTGCTCGGCGCAGGCCCCTCCAGCGCCGCGCTGGCCGCGGCATTGACGCAGGCGGGCATCCCGACCGAGGTCTCCGACCAGGTGGACGCGGCGCTCTGGGCCAAGCTGGTGATCAACTGCTGCTACAACGCGCTGTCGGCCATCTCGCAGCAGCCCTACGGCGTGCTGGCGCAGGTACCGGAGGTCAAGGACACGATGCGCGCGGCCTTCGACGAATGCGTGGCGGTGGCCGCGGCTGCGTCCATCGCCCTGCCGGACGATCTGTGGGACGCCACGTACGGCCTGGCCCGCAACATGGCCGGCCAGCGCTCGTCCACCGCGCAGGATCTGGCGCGCGGCCGCCCCAGCGAGATCGATCACCTCAACGGCACCATCGTGCGGCTGGGCCGGCACCATGGCGTCGCCACGCCGGTCAACCACACGCTGTGGAGCTTGGTGAAGCTGCTCGAAGCCGCGCCGCGCTAG
- a CDS encoding acyltransferase: MGSDKDRLAAIQSLRAVAALMVVLHHARNPIPWLWNPLAHYEAFASGVDIFFVISGLIMYVAARDERWGEFIGKRVIRVVPMYWIATFALLAIEVARHLAPLDATQLSHLLRSLLFIPHESPDKPGQLYPLLAVGWTLNYEMFFYALFCIGIVLRRVVAVPTALILALVAAGALGDLHGPLARTYTSPLLLEFLCGLWLGVLYRRGHADRLPGWLLPAGLVGLLLVPTVSGEGLALAGRIVCGVAVVAGAIGLGARAPRYALLERLGDASYSVYLTHTVVALLLVQALWARIPLQGPLQLAGYLLTALGVSALVGLASYRGLERPLTRWLRRTWTERMARRKSASSGAAAESR, from the coding sequence ATGGGGTCGGACAAGGATCGCCTCGCCGCCATCCAGTCCCTGCGCGCCGTCGCCGCGCTGATGGTGGTCCTGCATCACGCGCGCAATCCGATTCCCTGGCTGTGGAACCCGCTGGCGCATTACGAGGCCTTCGCCTCCGGCGTGGACATCTTCTTCGTCATCAGCGGCCTGATCATGTACGTGGCCGCGCGCGACGAGCGCTGGGGCGAGTTCATCGGCAAGCGGGTGATCCGGGTGGTGCCGATGTACTGGATCGCGACCTTCGCCCTGCTGGCGATCGAGGTCGCCCGCCATCTGGCGCCGCTGGACGCCACGCAGCTGTCGCATCTGCTGCGGTCGTTGCTGTTCATCCCGCACGAGAGCCCGGACAAGCCCGGGCAGCTGTATCCGCTGCTGGCCGTGGGCTGGACGCTGAACTACGAGATGTTCTTCTACGCGCTGTTCTGCATCGGCATCGTGCTCAGGCGCGTGGTGGCCGTGCCCACGGCGCTGATCCTGGCACTGGTCGCCGCGGGCGCGCTGGGCGATCTCCACGGCCCGCTGGCGCGCACCTACACCAGCCCGCTGCTGCTCGAGTTCCTGTGCGGGCTCTGGCTGGGCGTGCTGTATCGCCGCGGCCACGCCGATCGCCTGCCGGGCTGGCTGCTGCCCGCGGGGCTCGTGGGGTTGCTGCTGGTGCCGACGGTGTCAGGGGAGGGGCTCGCGCTGGCCGGCCGGATCGTGTGCGGCGTGGCGGTGGTGGCCGGCGCGATCGGGCTGGGGGCGCGTGCGCCGCGTTACGCGCTGCTGGAACGCCTGGGCGACGCCAGCTATTCGGTCTACCTCACCCACACCGTGGTGGCGCTGCTGCTGGTGCAGGCGCTGTGGGCGCGCATCCCGCTGCAGGGCCCGCTGCAGCTGGCGGGCTACCTGCTCACCGCGCTGGGGGTGAGCGCGCTGGTCGGACTGGCGAGCTACCGCGGGCTTGAACGCCCGCTCACCCGCTGGTTGCGTAGGACCTGGACGGAGCGGATGGCCCGACGCAAGTCCGCCTCTTCCGGAGCGGCCGCGGAGAGCCGCTAG
- a CDS encoding DUF2782 domain-containing protein, whose translation MPILTCLLLSGGILLTGCASGGGARHGGQELTEMDLPDADVAVRTEDNGDVIQEYRVAGALRMVKITPSRGPAYYLYDDNGDGKLDRSSDPNRGDISPVYWKLYGW comes from the coding sequence ATGCCTATCCTGACCTGCCTGCTGCTGAGCGGCGGGATCCTGCTCACCGGCTGCGCCAGCGGCGGCGGCGCGCGCCACGGTGGCCAGGAGCTGACCGAGATGGACCTGCCCGACGCCGACGTGGCCGTGCGCACCGAGGACAATGGCGACGTCATCCAGGAGTACCGCGTGGCCGGCGCGCTGCGCATGGTCAAGATCACCCCGAGTCGCGGCCCGGCCTACTACCTCTACGACGACAACGGCGACGGCAAGCTGGACCGCTCCAGCGACCCGAACCGCGGCGACATCTCGCCGGTGTACTGGAAGCTCTACGGCTGGTGA
- the polA gene encoding DNA polymerase I, with translation MTRLVLIDGSSYLYRAFHALPPLSNAAGEPTGALFGVVNMLRATLKERPEYVAFVVDAPGKTFRDDLYPEYKANRAAMPDDLRAQVEPMMRIVHALGIDILRVEGVEADDVIGTLAVQGCRDGLQVTISTGDKDFAQLVRPGVALVNTMSGSRMDSDAAVMDKFGVRPDQIVDLLSLMGDTVDNVPGVEKCGPKTAAKWLGEYGTLDNVIANAGSIKGKIGDNLRAALERLPLNRALVTIRTDVPLEVTAQDLALREQHVDELRELYARYGFNQALKDLDGGSVAVPVAEKEPGRARGTGFSAAPAPVTAPDLDPALSAAGEYETLLTTGQLDAWIDTLKAAGRFAFDTETDSLDPMQANLIGLSFAAEVGRAAYLPLGHDYPGAPAQLSRQDALEALRALLTDADVEKIGQHGKYDLHVMRRHGVEVAGYTQDTLLESFVLNSGSARHDMDSLAKRYLGYDTVKYEDVCGKGAKQIPFSQVSLEDATRYAAEDADITLRLHQVLSPKLAAEPALDSVYRHIEIPLVPVLARIEANGVRVDADELRRQSADLSKRMLAAQQKATELAGRSFNLDSPKQLQALLFDELGLPAVVRTPKGQPSTNEEALEAIADAHELPRVILEYRGLAKLRSTYTDKLPEMIHPQTGRVHTSYHQAGAATGRLSSSDPNLQNIPIRTEDGRRIRRAFVAPPGRKLVACDYSQIELRIMAHLSGDPGLVGAFDSGADVHRATAAEVFGRSIDQVTPNERRAAKAINFGLMYGMSAFGLARQLGIGRGEAQDYIALYFSRYPGVRDYMEATRQQAREQGYVETVFGRRLYLDYINAGSQGQRAGAERAAINAPMQGTAADIIKRAMVRVDEWLADHRDSALMILQVHDELVFEAEVDFVDTLTVQARSLMAGAATLAVPLEVDCGVGDNWDEAH, from the coding sequence ATGACAAGACTCGTCCTGATCGATGGTTCCAGCTACCTCTACCGCGCCTTCCACGCGCTGCCGCCGCTGAGCAACGCGGCCGGCGAACCGACCGGCGCGCTGTTCGGCGTGGTCAACATGCTGCGCGCCACGCTGAAGGAGCGGCCCGAGTACGTCGCCTTCGTGGTCGACGCGCCCGGCAAGACCTTCCGCGACGACCTGTACCCCGAGTACAAGGCCAACCGCGCGGCGATGCCCGACGACCTGCGGGCGCAGGTCGAGCCGATGATGAGGATCGTCCACGCGCTGGGCATCGACATCCTGCGCGTGGAAGGGGTGGAGGCCGACGACGTGATCGGCACCCTGGCCGTGCAGGGCTGCCGCGACGGGTTGCAGGTGACCATCTCCACCGGCGACAAGGATTTCGCCCAGCTGGTGCGCCCGGGCGTGGCGCTGGTCAACACCATGAGCGGCAGCCGGATGGATTCGGACGCGGCGGTGATGGACAAGTTCGGCGTGCGCCCGGACCAGATCGTCGATCTGCTCTCGCTGATGGGCGACACCGTGGACAACGTGCCCGGCGTGGAGAAGTGCGGCCCCAAGACCGCGGCCAAGTGGCTCGGCGAATACGGCACGCTGGACAACGTCATCGCCAACGCCGGCAGCATCAAGGGCAAGATCGGCGACAACCTGCGCGCGGCGCTGGAGCGCCTGCCGCTCAACCGTGCGCTGGTGACCATCCGCACCGACGTGCCGCTGGAAGTGACCGCCCAGGACCTGGCGCTGCGCGAGCAGCACGTGGACGAACTGCGCGAGCTCTACGCGCGCTATGGCTTCAACCAGGCGCTGAAGGACCTGGACGGCGGCAGCGTGGCGGTGCCGGTCGCGGAAAAGGAGCCGGGCAGGGCGCGCGGCACGGGTTTCAGCGCCGCGCCCGCGCCGGTCACCGCGCCCGATCTCGATCCGGCGCTGTCGGCCGCGGGCGAATACGAGACGCTGCTGACCACCGGGCAGCTCGACGCCTGGATCGACACCCTCAAGGCCGCCGGCCGCTTCGCCTTCGACACCGAGACCGACAGCCTGGACCCGATGCAGGCCAACCTGATCGGCCTGAGCTTCGCCGCCGAAGTGGGCAGGGCCGCCTACCTGCCGCTGGGCCACGACTATCCGGGCGCGCCGGCGCAGCTGTCGCGCCAGGACGCGCTGGAGGCGCTGCGTGCGCTGCTGACCGATGCGGACGTTGAGAAGATCGGCCAGCACGGCAAGTACGACCTGCATGTCATGCGCCGCCACGGCGTGGAAGTGGCCGGCTACACCCAGGACACGCTGCTGGAGAGCTTCGTGCTCAACTCCGGCAGCGCCCGCCACGACATGGACAGCCTGGCCAAGCGCTACCTGGGCTACGACACGGTCAAGTACGAGGACGTGTGCGGCAAGGGCGCCAAGCAGATCCCGTTCTCGCAGGTGTCCCTGGAGGACGCCACCCGCTACGCGGCCGAGGACGCCGACATCACCCTGCGCCTGCACCAGGTGCTGTCGCCGAAGCTGGCCGCCGAGCCGGCGCTGGACTCGGTCTATCGCCACATCGAGATTCCGCTGGTGCCGGTGCTGGCGCGGATCGAGGCCAACGGCGTGCGCGTGGATGCCGACGAGCTGCGCCGCCAGAGCGCCGACCTGTCCAAGCGCATGCTCGCCGCCCAGCAGAAGGCGACCGAACTGGCCGGGCGCAGCTTCAACCTGGATTCGCCCAAGCAGCTGCAGGCGCTGCTGTTCGACGAGCTGGGCCTGCCGGCGGTGGTCAGGACGCCCAAGGGCCAGCCTTCGACCAACGAGGAGGCGCTGGAGGCCATCGCCGACGCGCACGAGCTGCCGCGCGTGATCCTGGAGTACCGCGGCCTGGCCAAGCTGCGCAGCACCTACACCGACAAGCTGCCGGAGATGATCCATCCGCAGACCGGCCGCGTGCACACCAGCTACCACCAGGCCGGCGCGGCGACCGGGCGCCTGTCCTCGTCCGATCCGAACCTGCAGAACATCCCGATCCGCACCGAGGACGGCCGCCGCATCCGCCGCGCCTTCGTCGCCCCGCCGGGGCGCAAGCTGGTGGCCTGCGACTACTCGCAGATCGAGCTGCGGATCATGGCCCACCTGTCCGGCGACCCGGGCCTGGTCGGCGCGTTCGACTCCGGCGCCGACGTGCATCGCGCCACCGCGGCCGAGGTCTTCGGCCGCAGCATCGACCAGGTCACGCCCAACGAGCGCCGCGCCGCCAAGGCGATCAACTTCGGCCTGATGTACGGCATGAGCGCGTTCGGCCTGGCGCGCCAGCTGGGCATCGGCCGCGGCGAGGCCCAGGACTACATCGCCCTGTACTTCAGCCGCTATCCGGGCGTGCGCGACTACATGGAGGCCACCCGCCAGCAGGCGCGCGAGCAGGGCTATGTCGAGACCGTGTTCGGCCGCCGCCTGTACCTGGACTACATCAACGCCGGCAGCCAGGGCCAGCGCGCCGGCGCCGAGCGCGCGGCGATCAACGCGCCGATGCAGGGCACCGCGGCGGACATCATCAAGCGCGCGATGGTCAGGGTGGACGAGTGGCTCGCCGACCATCGCGACAGCGCGCTGATGATCCTGCAGGTGCACGACGAACTGGTGTTCGAGGCCGAGGTCGACTTCGTCGACACGCTGACCGTGCAGGCGCGCAGCCTGATGGCCGGAGCGGCCACGCTGGCTGTGCCGCTGGAAGTCGATTGTGGCGTCGGTGACAACTGGGACGAGGCGCACTGA